In Oryza sativa Japonica Group chromosome 11, ASM3414082v1, the following are encoded in one genomic region:
- the LOC136354071 gene encoding uncharacterized protein, producing MFTILRKMLNAVNKKLWFRKIWHIKHVKVDKDIMDIMVTWVGRLAREEFTRITQQQSWANLRPIINCTLNIPANSFGDNIVLLHIYTDLHLRKQPDNEATGAESETASSSTADIMDICRKISNYIVYLLVAQPSMLPLSGAADDTTAAFYEKISKKGSSKQDVLETCYQLVEDQLEFGYEECLKEQEQPGPWCETLMEIRDMWLRLLIYIAGKCQVELHAQQLGRGGELLTFVWLLMAHHDIGDVAHQVDLITSSETMSRQFCAFHFPKESER from the coding sequence ATGTTTACTATTCTAAGAAAGATGCTGAATGCGGTTAACAAGAAGCTCTGGTTCAGAAAGATATGGCACATTAAGCATGTCAAGGTTGACAAGGACATCATGGACATCATGGTGACATGGGTGGGGCGGCTCGCTCGCGAAGAGTTTACAAGGATCACACAGCAGCAAAGCTGGGCAAATCTTCGACCAATTATCAACTGCACACTGAATATCCCAGCTAATTCTTTCGGCGATAACATTGTCCTGTTGCATATATACACGGACTTGCACTTGCGAAAACAGCCTGACAACGAGGCCACTGGTGCAGAGAGCGAGACGGCATCAAGCAGCACTGCTGATATCATGGACATATGCAGAAAGATATCCAACTACATTGTCTACCTCTTGGTTGCCCAGCCTTCCATGTTGCCACTTAGTGGCGCTGCCGATGACACAACAGCAGCATTCTACGAGAAGATCAGCAAGAAAGGAAGTAGCAAACAGGATGTTCTGGAGACCTGTTACCAGCTAGTGGAAGATCAGCTGGAGTTTGGTTACGAAGAATGCCTGAAAGAGCAAGAACAACCTGGGCCGTGGTGCGAGACGCTGATGGAGATCAGAGATATGTGGCTGAGGCTCCTCATTTACATTGCCGGCAAGTGCCAGGTAGAGCTGCACGCGCAGCAGCTGGGCAGAGGAGGGGAGCTCCTCACCTTCGTCTGGTTGCTCATGGCGCATCATGACATTGGAGATGTTGCACACCAGGTTGACTTGATAACTAGTAGCGAGACGATGTCCAGGCAGTTTTGTGCATTCCATTTTCCTAAGGAATCAGAGCGATAG